In a single window of the Acetivibrio clariflavus DSM 19732 genome:
- a CDS encoding alpha-amylase family glycosyl hydrolase: MTNALNPQTKLKILELDPWLEPYRYDLEERMRRYYCVKKALLGEVQSLKDFANGHHYFGFHQTEDGWYYREWAPAADALFLIGDFNGWNRESHPLTRKANGVWEIFLPGKNTLPHKSLVKVHVKSQGREFDRIPLYIRRVVQDPENHNFNGQIWAPEKPFEWTDSDFRVDVTKPPLIYETHIGMAQEKCGIGTYKEFEENILPRVKELGYNTIQIMAIMEHAYYGSFGYHVTNFFAASSWFGTPEDLKSLINKAHEMGIAVLMDLVHSHAAKNTAEGINEFDGTDYQFFHSGGLGNHDVWDSKLFNYGKHEVMHFLLSNIKFWIEEYHFDGFRFDGVTSMIYHDHGLGTAFDHYNKYFSMNTHVEAVTYLQLANELIKDIKPNSITIAEDMSGMPGMCLPIEYGGIGFDYRLAMGMPDFWVNTLKRNDHDWDMQALYHELSTCRYMEKRIAYVESHDQALVGDKTFIFRMADKEMYWHMNKGSQNLEIERAVALHKMARLITISLGAEGYLNFMGNEFGHPEWIDFPREGNNWSFKHCRRMWSLADSDYLRYYDLNQFDKAMIHFMSDEGLMGCTPQCLWIDQDRKLIAYRKKDFIFIFNFHPTQSYPDFEIPIHQDAKFKVVLDTDDPKFGGHGRISHDVIYETHRLKMNNDFNGITIYSPTRTAMVLKKV; encoded by the coding sequence ATGACAAACGCTTTAAACCCGCAAACCAAACTCAAGATTTTAGAACTCGATCCTTGGTTGGAACCTTACAGGTACGACCTGGAAGAAAGAATGAGACGCTATTATTGTGTTAAAAAAGCTCTTCTTGGTGAAGTTCAAAGTCTTAAAGATTTTGCAAACGGTCATCATTATTTCGGTTTCCATCAAACAGAGGACGGATGGTATTATCGTGAATGGGCCCCTGCAGCAGATGCTTTGTTCCTAATTGGTGACTTTAACGGATGGAACCGTGAATCCCATCCTCTTACACGAAAAGCCAACGGTGTTTGGGAAATATTCCTTCCGGGCAAAAACACACTGCCCCACAAATCCCTTGTCAAAGTACATGTAAAAAGTCAGGGGCGTGAATTTGACCGTATTCCTTTGTATATAAGAAGAGTAGTACAGGATCCCGAAAATCATAATTTCAACGGACAGATTTGGGCACCGGAAAAACCTTTTGAATGGACCGATTCCGATTTCCGTGTCGATGTCACAAAACCACCGTTGATCTATGAAACCCATATAGGTATGGCACAAGAAAAGTGCGGTATAGGTACTTATAAAGAATTCGAGGAAAACATACTGCCCAGAGTAAAAGAATTGGGCTATAACACCATCCAGATAATGGCTATTATGGAACACGCTTATTATGGTTCCTTCGGATACCATGTCACCAACTTTTTTGCTGCCTCTTCATGGTTTGGAACTCCTGAGGATCTAAAATCCTTAATCAATAAAGCTCATGAGATGGGCATAGCCGTCCTTATGGACCTTGTTCACTCCCACGCTGCAAAAAATACTGCAGAGGGTATAAATGAATTCGACGGTACTGATTACCAGTTCTTCCACAGTGGAGGTCTGGGCAATCACGACGTATGGGATTCCAAACTCTTTAACTATGGCAAGCATGAAGTAATGCACTTTTTATTATCCAACATAAAATTCTGGATTGAGGAATATCACTTTGACGGTTTCCGCTTTGACGGAGTAACTTCCATGATTTATCACGACCATGGTTTGGGAACCGCCTTTGACCACTATAACAAATACTTCAGCATGAATACCCATGTTGAAGCGGTAACTTATCTTCAGTTGGCCAATGAACTTATAAAAGATATAAAACCCAATTCAATTACCATTGCAGAAGATATGAGCGGTATGCCGGGAATGTGTCTTCCCATTGAATATGGCGGAATAGGCTTCGATTACAGATTGGCCATGGGAATGCCCGATTTTTGGGTCAATACATTAAAACGTAATGACCACGACTGGGATATGCAAGCATTATACCATGAACTGTCCACATGCCGTTACATGGAAAAGCGTATAGCCTATGTGGAATCCCACGACCAGGCCTTGGTTGGCGATAAAACCTTTATTTTCAGAATGGCTGACAAGGAAATGTACTGGCATATGAACAAAGGAAGCCAGAACTTGGAAATAGAGCGGGCAGTAGCTTTGCACAAGATGGCCAGACTAATTACCATTTCCCTTGGTGCGGAAGGTTATTTGAATTTCATGGGTAACGAATTTGGCCACCCCGAATGGATTGACTTCCCGCGTGAAGGCAACAATTGGAGTTTCAAGCACTGCAGAAGAATGTGGTCCCTTGCTGACAGTGATTACCTCAGGTATTACGACTTGAATCAATTTGACAAGGCAATGATCCATTTCATGTCCGATGAAGGTCTTATGGGCTGTACACCTCAATGTTTATGGATAGATCAGGACAGGAAATTAATTGCCTATAGAAAAAAAGATTTTATATTCATATTCAATTTCCATCCCACCCAGTCATATCCTGATTTTGAAATACCAATTCATCAGGATGCCAAATTTAAGGTGGTTCTTGATACCGATGACCCGAAATTCGGTGGACATGGTCGCATCTCACACGATGTGATTTATGAAACTCATAGGCTAAAGATGAATAATGACTTTAACGGAATTACCATATACTCTCCCACTCGTACGGCAATGGTTTTAAAAAAAGTGTAG
- a CDS encoding methyl-accepting chemotaxis protein yields the protein MKIQFKLTLFVIALIFFSVITVNVFAYLQTNSIFIRQTEMAAISAVEDEREALSEIITREQVDTESLAKNETVLKILSGNYNDNDVKNISQWMADYIKDNPKMDNIFIADAKAKIIASSEPSMVGSSLGDLEYAKKVLSSGVAEISEILVSELTGKPIVVFSQPVVNQDDDKAIGFVGSSVYIENMVSDIIDSKINNAESSNTFIIDKKGNYVWSNDVSKIGKPNEIKLFSNMVANLQKGEIQESSGINYTSEKKKMTGACTVLDKTGWILVLAAEKSEVLAPLKKMWTLIGLIEFIAMLLLSAIGFFFLKRIAQPIAYMAEKLEQLSNGDLALDIPSEYLNYKDEIGQLSKAVKDIVSNMQDKANAAERLAKGDLNVDIKLSSDNDVLSRNMLSVSNSIKELIYEVKTITDASVAGDLDVRGCSDKFEGDYKEIIEGINIALDSMIQPIKEATEVMAEVSEGNLDVKVNGDYKGQHAILKNALNSTIAALSGYVDEITRVLTEISGGNFDVYTNDNYKGEFAKIKYSLDNIINTFNDVLYEINAVAQQVAIGAKQISDSSQVLSQGSTEQASTIEQLSASMEQIAEQTKSNAENAEQAFAVAATVKEGAICGNNQMTEMLNAINEINSASNNISKIIKVIEDIAFQTNILALNAAVEAARAGQHGKGFAVVADEVRNLAARSASAAQETTALIESSIMKTEDGLKIAKDTADALNDIVVGISEAANIVNKIATATSEQASAIVQINTGVAQVSQVVQNNSANAQEGAAASEEMASQAEMLKDLVGRFKIRNRSTDDMCNNTIQGVDSEILKQVEESLQTGSGRKKGKVKSKTAKINEPSIILSENEFGKY from the coding sequence ATGAAAATTCAATTTAAACTAACTTTATTCGTCATAGCATTGATCTTCTTTTCCGTTATTACAGTAAATGTATTTGCTTATCTGCAAACGAACAGTATTTTTATTCGGCAAACTGAAATGGCTGCAATATCAGCCGTTGAGGATGAAAGAGAAGCTTTGTCCGAAATAATAACCAGGGAACAAGTCGATACGGAGAGCTTGGCAAAAAATGAAACTGTGTTGAAAATATTATCGGGAAACTATAATGACAACGATGTAAAGAATATAAGCCAATGGATGGCAGATTATATTAAGGATAATCCTAAGATGGATAATATTTTTATAGCCGATGCAAAGGCTAAAATAATTGCCAGTTCTGAACCGAGTATGGTGGGATCAAGTTTAGGCGACTTGGAATATGCAAAGAAAGTTTTATCTTCCGGAGTGGCTGAAATAAGTGAAATTCTTGTTTCAGAATTGACAGGAAAACCTATTGTTGTATTTTCACAACCTGTTGTTAATCAGGATGATGACAAAGCAATTGGTTTTGTTGGATCTTCTGTATATATAGAAAATATGGTAAGCGACATTATTGATTCAAAAATAAACAATGCCGAATCAAGCAATACATTTATTATCGACAAAAAAGGCAATTATGTATGGTCAAACGATGTGAGCAAGATAGGAAAACCGAATGAAATTAAGTTATTTTCCAATATGGTTGCAAATCTCCAAAAAGGCGAAATCCAAGAATCATCCGGAATTAACTATACTTCTGAAAAGAAAAAAATGACAGGAGCATGCACAGTTTTGGACAAAACCGGCTGGATACTGGTGTTAGCTGCCGAAAAGAGTGAGGTTCTGGCACCGTTGAAAAAAATGTGGACATTGATAGGATTGATTGAATTTATTGCAATGTTGCTTTTGTCGGCAATCGGATTCTTTTTCTTAAAGAGGATTGCACAGCCTATAGCTTATATGGCTGAAAAGCTTGAACAATTGTCAAACGGTGATTTGGCCCTGGATATCCCGAGTGAATATTTAAATTACAAGGATGAAATTGGACAACTGTCTAAAGCAGTGAAGGACATTGTCTCAAATATGCAGGATAAGGCAAATGCGGCGGAGAGACTTGCAAAAGGGGACTTGAATGTAGATATTAAGTTAAGTTCCGATAATGATGTCCTCTCAAGAAATATGTTATCGGTTTCAAATTCAATAAAAGAACTTATTTATGAAGTAAAAACAATAACTGATGCTTCAGTAGCAGGGGATTTGGATGTTAGAGGATGCTCTGATAAATTTGAAGGTGATTATAAGGAAATCATAGAAGGAATAAACATAGCTCTGGATTCTATGATACAACCGATTAAAGAAGCTACTGAAGTTATGGCTGAAGTATCGGAAGGAAACCTTGATGTTAAGGTTAACGGTGATTATAAAGGGCAGCATGCGATATTGAAAAATGCTCTAAACTCAACAATAGCTGCATTATCCGGTTACGTGGATGAAATAACAAGGGTATTGACCGAAATATCGGGAGGCAATTTTGACGTATATACTAACGATAACTATAAGGGTGAATTTGCTAAAATAAAATATTCTCTCGATAACATAATAAACACTTTCAATGATGTTCTCTATGAAATTAACGCTGTAGCACAGCAGGTTGCAATAGGAGCAAAGCAAATATCCGATTCCTCACAGGTTCTGTCTCAAGGAAGCACGGAACAGGCAAGTACAATTGAGCAATTGAGCGCTTCAATGGAACAAATAGCCGAACAGACTAAAAGCAATGCTGAAAATGCAGAGCAAGCGTTTGCTGTGGCAGCTACGGTAAAAGAAGGTGCTATCTGCGGTAATAATCAAATGACTGAGATGTTAAATGCTATTAATGAAATAAACAGCGCATCCAACAATATTTCCAAGATAATTAAAGTAATCGAGGATATTGCCTTCCAAACCAATATATTAGCCTTGAATGCTGCTGTGGAAGCTGCAAGAGCCGGTCAGCACGGTAAAGGATTTGCAGTTGTTGCCGATGAAGTTAGAAATCTTGCAGCAAGAAGTGCCAGTGCGGCACAAGAGACAACAGCTCTTATTGAAAGTTCCATTATGAAGACAGAAGATGGTTTAAAAATAGCTAAGGATACTGCAGATGCTTTAAATGATATAGTGGTCGGAATATCAGAAGCCGCAAATATTGTAAATAAAATTGCAACTGCTACAAGTGAACAGGCCAGTGCCATAGTACAAATAAATACCGGTGTGGCACAGGTATCCCAAGTTGTTCAGAATAATTCTGCGAATGCTCAGGAAGGTGCAGCGGCAAGCGAAGAAATGGCAAGCCAGGCTGAAATGCTTAAAGATTTGGTTGGCAGATTTAAAATTAGAAATAGAAGTACCGATGATATGTGCAATAATACCATACAGGGTGTTGATTCAGAGATTCTGAAGCAGGTTGAGGAGAGTTTGCAAACCGGTAGCGGCAGGAAGAAGGGTAAGGTCAAGTCAAAAACAGCCAAAATTAATGAACCGTCCATCATTTTGAGTGAAAATGAATTCGGAAAATACTGA
- a CDS encoding FIST signal transduction protein, whose protein sequence is MYFETLSQLTLYVDSIELEPSEQLMILVGDNSSEDVAELSDYLNGKNIKFFGGIYPSLLVGNKSKRSGFILQKYKPVYSGLVFPFIVDVDIKPEEIKGCTAIVLVDGLSSQMKDLVDTLYKKVGNCVTYIGSGAGFYDFVQRRCIFDNNGMYENALYVCIVKYTSYFAVEHGWKRFEGPFIATKTENNTLCCLDNYNAFDVYKSVIEDIERITLCKSDFFMFAKDHPFGIRKDDASIIVRDPIDVNENDEIICVADIPEGSEIYILKGDNDTLLASSMEIAEKCSKNAPPRYIPLLFDCISRAMFLEDRFEEELSNIQNKLKYRVEGALSIGEIATLKSGEIEIHNKSTIVALLA, encoded by the coding sequence ATGTATTTTGAAACATTGTCTCAGCTCACTTTATATGTCGACAGTATTGAATTGGAACCTTCAGAGCAATTGATGATTCTTGTAGGAGATAATTCTTCAGAAGACGTTGCTGAGCTGTCCGATTACTTAAACGGCAAAAATATAAAATTTTTCGGTGGAATTTATCCGAGTCTTCTTGTTGGGAACAAGAGTAAACGTTCCGGTTTTATACTTCAAAAATACAAACCGGTTTATTCCGGATTAGTTTTTCCCTTTATAGTGGATGTGGATATAAAACCTGAGGAAATTAAAGGATGTACCGCTATTGTGCTTGTTGATGGACTATCAAGTCAAATGAAGGATTTGGTGGATACTCTTTATAAAAAAGTAGGAAATTGTGTTACATATATAGGCAGTGGAGCTGGCTTTTATGATTTTGTCCAGAGAAGATGTATATTTGACAACAATGGAATGTACGAAAATGCTTTGTATGTTTGCATAGTAAAATATACTTCGTACTTTGCGGTAGAACATGGATGGAAAAGGTTTGAGGGACCGTTTATTGCGACAAAAACGGAAAATAACACACTATGCTGTTTGGATAATTATAATGCTTTTGATGTATATAAATCCGTTATTGAGGATATAGAAAGGATAACTTTGTGCAAATCAGACTTTTTTATGTTTGCAAAAGACCATCCCTTTGGAATTCGTAAAGATGATGCAAGTATTATTGTTAGAGATCCCATAGATGTAAATGAAAACGATGAAATTATATGTGTTGCAGATATTCCTGAGGGAAGTGAAATATATATACTTAAAGGAGATAATGACACATTGCTTGCTTCTTCCATGGAAATTGCCGAAAAGTGTTCAAAAAATGCTCCTCCCAGATATATACCGCTTCTCTTTGACTGCATATCCAGGGCTATGTTTTTAGAAGACCGCTTTGAGGAAGAACTTTCGAACATTCAAAACAAATTGAAGTATCGAGTTGAGGGAGCCCTTTCCATCGGAGAAATTGCAACACTTAAAAGCGGTGAAATAGAAATACACAATAAATCAACTATTGTTGCATTGCTGGCATAA
- a CDS encoding cohesin domain-containing protein, whose amino-acid sequence MKRVLCMFLTYAMLFGIFLTSLNLEASYAYPIDSESITSSQNTPVISATPIPQKDFTVEIASEHKELDGNVIIPITFSNVPEKGILTCDMTIVYDPTKLEYISCDIGDIVINPETNLVVSKVYDGLIKLLFLDETLGNELITSDGIFISPIFKKLQSYNESTSIKIIRSTFGDFNLNEVKAKIIQTADNIPIPSSIVLPTSISTPKPTPTPTPIIFQFAIGSANGNTGELVTVPINFLNVPENGISTVDIEVTYNPTLLEFVSAAPGAVIPSPDQNFNYNTSSESSINIQYSKDSETPACITSNGEFANITFKVLCKYDINTYISVRSYTFKDGDLQDVYATPRSTGTIYISGIELPSFGIEIGSVNGYANDLVTVPIYFTSIPFNYIVSFDLTLNYDPSQLEYISYEPGEILKESDFCFGIEKISDGKLNLSYLNYIEGYIYKSGLLANLTFRVLGSAEETTVNITESSVANRTLKRVNPIITPGKVNLLPSSGYKVSGYVYSELENNNTSNNSFNEGFKVELSGTNLSALTDKSGYFEIRNIPAGTYSLKITKPNYLAREIKDFIVEKDKELSSPIVMWIGDMEIDGVQDGAINMEDIMEICKAFNGVSGDAVYKESLDLNKDSAINLEDIMIVVKHFNKTSADY is encoded by the coding sequence ATGAAAAGAGTTTTATGCATGTTTTTAACTTATGCTATGCTTTTCGGTATTTTTTTGACCTCATTAAATTTGGAGGCTTCCTATGCTTACCCCATTGATTCCGAAAGCATAACATCAAGCCAAAACACCCCGGTAATTTCAGCAACTCCAATTCCGCAAAAAGATTTTACCGTTGAAATTGCATCAGAGCATAAAGAATTAGACGGCAATGTAATAATCCCTATAACTTTCTCAAATGTCCCGGAAAAAGGAATACTCACTTGCGATATGACTATAGTGTACGACCCAACCAAATTGGAATACATATCCTGTGATATCGGTGACATCGTTATCAATCCCGAAACCAACTTAGTAGTAAGCAAGGTCTATGACGGTTTGATAAAACTCCTTTTCCTGGATGAAACATTGGGAAATGAACTTATTACTTCCGATGGAATCTTCATAAGTCCAATATTTAAGAAATTACAATCCTACAATGAATCAACCTCCATCAAAATAATAAGATCAACCTTCGGTGATTTTAATTTAAATGAAGTTAAGGCAAAAATTATTCAAACCGCTGACAATATCCCTATACCATCATCAATTGTATTGCCGACCTCAATATCAACACCAAAACCGACTCCAACACCAACTCCTATAATCTTTCAATTTGCTATAGGTTCTGCAAACGGAAATACCGGTGAGCTCGTGACTGTTCCCATAAACTTTTTAAATGTTCCTGAAAACGGAATAAGTACTGTCGATATAGAAGTTACATACAACCCGACACTATTGGAATTTGTTTCTGCAGCACCCGGCGCAGTAATTCCATCCCCTGACCAAAACTTTAATTATAATACCTCTTCTGAAAGTTCAATAAATATCCAATATTCAAAGGATTCCGAAACTCCAGCTTGCATCACCAGCAACGGAGAATTTGCAAATATTACATTTAAAGTGTTATGCAAATATGACATAAATACTTATATTTCAGTCCGCAGCTATACCTTTAAGGACGGAGACCTTCAAGATGTTTACGCTACTCCACGTTCCACAGGTACTATATACATATCGGGAATCGAGCTTCCAAGCTTTGGTATTGAAATAGGTTCCGTTAATGGATATGCCAATGACCTTGTAACCGTACCCATTTATTTTACAAGTATACCGTTTAATTACATCGTTTCATTTGATCTTACACTCAATTACGACCCAAGCCAGCTGGAATATATATCTTATGAACCTGGAGAAATTCTAAAAGAGAGCGATTTTTGTTTCGGAATTGAAAAAATATCTGACGGTAAATTAAACTTATCATATCTCAACTACATAGAAGGTTATATTTATAAAAGCGGTTTACTTGCAAACCTTACTTTCAGGGTATTAGGTTCGGCTGAAGAAACTACTGTTAACATAACCGAATCATCTGTTGCCAATCGTACCTTAAAACGTGTAAATCCAATCATAACTCCCGGTAAAGTCAACCTTTTACCCTCTTCGGGATATAAAGTTTCCGGTTATGTATACTCGGAGCTTGAAAACAATAATACATCAAACAACTCCTTCAATGAAGGATTCAAAGTTGAGTTATCTGGAACTAATTTGTCGGCACTAACTGATAAAAGCGGTTATTTTGAAATCAGAAATATACCTGCCGGAACTTACTCATTAAAAATCACCAAACCCAATTACCTCGCAAGGGAAATTAAAGACTTTATCGTAGAAAAGGATAAAGAATTATCAAGTCCTATTGTAATGTGGATAGGTGATATGGAAATAGACGGAGTACAAGATGGGGCAATAAACATGGAAGATATCATGGAAATATGTAAAGCTTTCAATGGTGTATCAGGAGACGCTGTCTATAAAGAATCTCTTGATCTGAATAAGGACAGCGCTATAAATTTGGAAGATATAATGATAGTTGTAAAACATTTTAACAAGACTTCTGCAGATTATTAA
- a CDS encoding AMP-dependent synthetase/ligase codes for MKKCVNIYTEGGKLIAKGTGCYPPRKVSDLKELIRESAKKYGNSPAFKFKDKNGNIVSKSYIDFERDINNLGTALISIGLKDKRIAIIGENRYEWGVAYYSIINGTGVAVPMDKYLPPVEIENLIERGKVEAIFYSPTYHEAMVGISKNNTRIKYYICMEDIDRNTDEKFLSLPNLIKTGQQLVDNNDMSFIECPVDREKMSILLFTSGTTSLAKGVMLSHANIAANITSISCSIKVYPNDVHLSLLPLHHTFENTIGLGFMVHSGVTVAFSDGIKHVAQNLQEYGVSVLVAVPAIIEAMYRKLQSGIEKSGKAKSINILIKLSEALRSVGIDLRRKFFKSIFDKIGPRLRLVISGAAPLDIDIITGFDKLGLKILQGYGLTEASPVVSTNNDFVNKPGTIGPPLYDIEVAIDNPDENGMGEILVRGKNIMLGYYEDPNTTREVLDENGWLRTGDLGSIDEDGVIKISGRAKSMIVFTNGKKAFPEEYEVLLNDIPYVKESFAWGNRAPDGDIQVCAKLVVDMDALKSAKNSIPSDEELASMFGEAIKNINNNLPKYKIIRYFVMSKEDLIKTTTLKIKRPLELEKIKNALDKANTDMRKANGKFIEKL; via the coding sequence ATGAAGAAATGTGTGAACATATACACAGAGGGAGGAAAGCTCATTGCAAAAGGCACGGGATGTTATCCTCCCCGAAAAGTAAGCGACCTTAAAGAACTGATCAGAGAAAGTGCAAAAAAATACGGTAATTCACCGGCATTCAAGTTTAAAGATAAAAACGGAAATATTGTATCAAAAAGCTATATTGATTTTGAAAGAGATATAAACAATCTTGGTACCGCTCTAATTTCCATTGGATTAAAAGATAAAAGAATTGCAATAATAGGAGAAAACAGGTACGAGTGGGGTGTTGCTTATTACTCCATAATTAACGGCACCGGTGTGGCAGTACCTATGGATAAATATCTTCCTCCCGTTGAAATAGAAAATCTGATTGAAAGAGGAAAAGTTGAAGCCATATTTTACAGTCCTACCTATCACGAAGCAATGGTCGGAATTTCAAAAAACAACACCAGAATAAAGTATTATATTTGTATGGAAGATATAGACCGAAATACCGATGAAAAATTTTTAAGTCTTCCCAACCTCATTAAAACCGGACAGCAACTTGTAGACAATAATGATATGAGTTTCATAGAATGTCCTGTTGACAGAGAAAAAATGTCCATACTGCTTTTTACATCGGGAACAACCAGCCTTGCCAAGGGAGTTATGCTTTCCCATGCCAATATAGCTGCCAATATTACAAGCATATCCTGTTCCATAAAGGTTTATCCCAACGATGTTCACCTTTCTCTCCTGCCTTTGCATCATACTTTTGAAAATACCATAGGATTAGGGTTTATGGTTCACAGCGGAGTAACCGTTGCCTTTAGCGACGGTATAAAACATGTTGCACAGAATTTACAGGAATACGGAGTTTCCGTACTCGTTGCCGTTCCGGCCATCATAGAAGCAATGTACAGGAAATTGCAAAGCGGAATAGAAAAGTCGGGCAAAGCTAAATCTATAAATATACTCATAAAACTTTCCGAGGCATTGCGTTCTGTTGGAATCGATCTAAGACGAAAATTTTTCAAAAGCATTTTTGATAAGATAGGTCCACGACTGAGACTTGTTATATCCGGTGCTGCTCCCCTTGATATTGATATTATTACAGGATTTGACAAGCTTGGATTGAAAATCCTGCAAGGTTACGGCTTAACAGAAGCATCTCCGGTAGTATCGACAAACAACGATTTTGTAAACAAGCCCGGAACCATCGGTCCGCCGCTTTATGACATTGAAGTTGCAATAGATAATCCCGATGAAAACGGCATGGGCGAAATTCTGGTCAGGGGCAAAAACATAATGTTAGGCTACTATGAGGATCCGAACACCACAAGGGAAGTCTTAGATGAAAACGGATGGCTAAGAACCGGAGACCTTGGCAGCATTGATGAGGATGGAGTTATTAAAATCTCCGGCCGTGCTAAATCAATGATAGTGTTTACAAACGGTAAAAAAGCTTTTCCTGAGGAATATGAAGTCTTATTGAATGACATTCCCTATGTAAAAGAATCCTTTGCGTGGGGTAACAGGGCACCCGATGGAGACATACAAGTATGTGCAAAACTGGTAGTGGATATGGATGCTCTAAAGTCGGCTAAAAACAGCATTCCATCTGATGAAGAATTGGCATCTATGTTCGGAGAAGCTATAAAAAATATAAACAATAATCTTCCCAAATATAAAATTATCCGGTATTTTGTAATGTCAAAAGAGGATTTGATTAAGACAACCACACTAAAAATCAAAAGACCTCTGGAACTGGAAAAAATAAAAAATGCTCTTGACAAAGCAAATACCGACATGAGAAAAGCAAACGGAAAATTCATTGAAAAGCTGTAA
- a CDS encoding IS110 family transposase: MNFRPIAGIDVGKFFSEMAILSPTNEVVARMKIHHDSNTDVERAVELLNKTEKDFASRPFIVMESTGHYHKILFHSLCKAGFEVSVTNPIQTDSIKNIGIRKVKNDKVDARKIALLYRFQELKSTNIPNENIECLRSLCRQYYKLNDELTAYKNRLTGIVDQLMLNFKDVFSNIFSKAAMAVLEEYPTPAHILKADRNKLISLIQKKSRKSLKWSTAKYELLVSKARDFAPLSIHNASNVIMLGVYISMIKTLEESLEKVLKSIRLLIAEDMAKDMPMLALTLELLQSLPGIGLLSAATILAEIGDFSAFKKPGKLVAYFGVDPSVMQSGEFTGTRNKMSKRGSRLLRRVLFTIALANIRTKRDKTACNPVLLEFYQQKCQSKPKKVALGAVMRKLVCIIFAVLRDRKPYQLRSPQEHAQMLAAKHTAA; the protein is encoded by the coding sequence ATGAATTTCAGACCCATTGCAGGAATTGATGTGGGTAAGTTCTTCAGTGAAATGGCGATTCTTTCTCCTACCAATGAAGTGGTTGCCCGCATGAAGATTCACCATGATTCCAATACCGACGTTGAAAGAGCCGTTGAATTGCTTAATAAAACGGAAAAAGATTTTGCTTCAAGGCCTTTCATAGTCATGGAATCCACCGGGCACTATCACAAAATCCTTTTCCATTCACTTTGTAAAGCTGGATTTGAGGTTTCGGTAACAAACCCCATCCAAACTGATTCTATCAAAAATATTGGAATCAGAAAAGTGAAAAATGATAAAGTGGATGCCCGGAAAATTGCCCTGCTATATAGATTTCAGGAACTTAAGTCAACCAACATCCCCAATGAGAATATTGAGTGCCTCAGAAGCTTATGCCGCCAGTACTACAAACTGAATGATGAGCTTACTGCTTACAAAAATAGGCTTACCGGTATTGTTGACCAACTCATGCTTAACTTCAAGGATGTCTTCTCCAATATATTCTCAAAGGCTGCTATGGCTGTCCTGGAGGAGTATCCTACTCCTGCCCATATTCTTAAGGCTGACAGGAACAAGCTGATTTCACTGATTCAGAAGAAATCCCGCAAAAGTCTCAAATGGTCAACTGCCAAGTATGAGCTTCTGGTCTCCAAGGCCAGAGATTTTGCACCTCTGAGCATTCATAATGCCTCAAATGTTATTATGCTGGGCGTATATATCTCCATGATCAAAACCTTGGAAGAAAGCCTGGAGAAAGTCCTTAAGTCCATTCGTCTACTGATTGCTGAAGATATGGCGAAGGATATGCCCATGCTGGCATTGACGCTTGAACTTTTGCAGAGCCTGCCAGGTATAGGCCTTCTCTCTGCTGCTACTATTCTTGCGGAGATTGGAGACTTTTCAGCCTTTAAAAAGCCAGGCAAGCTGGTTGCTTATTTCGGCGTTGACCCCTCTGTCATGCAGTCCGGAGAGTTTACTGGCACACGGAACAAGATGTCTAAGAGAGGTTCAAGGCTGCTTCGCAGGGTGCTTTTCACAATTGCTCTTGCTAATATCCGTACCAAGCGGGATAAGACAGCTTGCAACCCTGTGCTGCTGGAGTTCTACCAACAAAAATGCCAGAGTAAGCCTAAGAAAGTAGCTTTGGGAGCTGTTATGCGCAAGCTTGTTTGTATCATCTTTGCTGTCCTAAGGGATAGGAAACCTTACCAGTTACGCAGCCCCCAGGAACACGCTCAAATGCTTGCAGCAAAGCATACAGCAGCTTGA